From the Chiloscyllium plagiosum isolate BGI_BamShark_2017 unplaced genomic scaffold, ASM401019v2 scaf_40927, whole genome shotgun sequence genome, the window GCTCGAAAGAATTGTGTATTGTTTGCATTTTGAAGGACCTTTTTCAATTTATTGATGATAAAACTGCTTCAGAATGATGAAAAGACTGAGTGGAGTATTTAGGAGGCTGCAGGAATAGATTGCTGTAGAGTTGGtgacttttccctgggtgggggaggtgtCCATGAAACAGGAGGGTTTGCTTGCTAATTGGTCCATTCTCTGGCCTGCCAATTCCTACAGGAGATCCTGATGTTGTGCGGAATGACTTCGTGTGGGCGAAAGGCCCTGACGCTCCTGAGCAGTGTGTTCGCTGTGTGCGGTCTGGGTCTGCTGGGGGTAGCTGTCAGCACTGACTACTGGTTATATCTGGAAGAAGGGACCATCTCCCCCCAAAACATGTCGGCGGAAGTCAAGGTATCGCTGCACGCTGGCCTCTGGAGAGTTTGTTTTCTGGCAGGTATGACCATGTTACTCGTCATCAACTTTACTgctcagaaactcagctaatcttctggggacctgggttcaaatcccgccatggca encodes:
- the LOC122545726 gene encoding voltage-dependent calcium channel gamma-5 subunit-like, whose translation is MLCGMTSCGRKALTLLSSVFAVCGLGLLGVAVSTDYWLYLEEGTISPQNMSAEVKVSLHAGLWRVCFLAGTEHGHCFTIEYVMPMNVQLTSESTISVLSQYPFSIRSIV